A single genomic interval of Rosistilla ulvae harbors:
- a CDS encoding IS3 family transposase — protein MRRREAACKLQDCFGVSERRACRTLDQPRSSQRYEAKANEEEPRLIGRILELVGESPRYGYRRITRILRQEGWRVNFKRIHRLWKQEGLKVPVKKK, from the coding sequence ATGCGCCGGCGCGAAGCAGCGTGCAAGTTGCAGGACTGCTTTGGCGTCTCGGAGCGTCGGGCTTGCAGGACGCTTGACCAACCACGCAGCAGCCAGCGGTACGAAGCAAAGGCCAACGAAGAGGAACCACGGCTAATTGGTCGGATACTCGAGCTCGTTGGTGAATCTCCCCGCTACGGCTATCGACGAATCACACGCATTCTTCGACAGGAAGGCTGGCGTGTGAATTTCAAACGCATTCACCGGCTCTGGAAACAGGAAGGACTTAAAGTGCCCGTAAAAAAAAAGTGA
- a CDS encoding TlpA disulfide reductase family protein, producing MFKRCVERTAASLIGLCFFAGSSVAADPSAKDALSDAISPVQKDVDYSRVKADEIADCRVQSTKEPGWAGWYVLSPAGDKLRRFADTNNDKQIDLWCYYLGGVEVYRDIDSDFNGKADQYRWLGTAGSRWGIDADEDGSVDSWKAISAEEATQELVRAIAAKDSQRFERLLLSSAELSQLELPKELSGRLGRKLGDAKSGFQAFAKKQTSIGSEAKWQHFIASQPGAVTSVVSNDADQDLLVYENVVAMYEAGAAGKGGQLYVGTLVRVGNAWRVIDVPQLLDNNEGVAHGAGFFFSAPGTVPSLPAENSPANESMQKLVAQMESIEEKLRGATSAAAKAGLHEEQAKVLESLISSARDANESAMWVRQMTETISAAIHGGEYAEGLGRLDRLRRSIPVSNKDLAAFVTFEYINADYGLKLQKPEADFAKIQEEKIKALTDFVAEYPTADESAKAMMDLALSKEFENEDKAALAWYGKVIANFASSPEAQKAQGAIRRLDAIGNTLPLKGTTIDGRAFDLSRYRGRPVVIHYWATWCETCKQDMKLYRKLQAQYASENVEFIGINVDTVKTSAQDYLRENASVVNWPQLFDEGGLESSPLANILGVQTLPTTIVIDKQGKIAKTNVIATELEDEIKSIVR from the coding sequence ATGTTTAAGAGATGTGTTGAAAGGACGGCAGCGTCGCTGATCGGCTTATGTTTTTTTGCCGGGAGCTCGGTCGCTGCTGACCCCAGTGCGAAGGACGCTTTAAGTGATGCGATCTCTCCCGTTCAGAAGGATGTGGATTATTCGCGGGTCAAGGCGGACGAGATCGCCGATTGTCGGGTGCAAAGCACCAAAGAGCCCGGCTGGGCGGGGTGGTACGTGCTCAGTCCCGCCGGCGACAAATTGCGGCGGTTCGCTGATACCAACAATGACAAGCAGATCGATCTGTGGTGCTACTATCTCGGTGGCGTCGAGGTCTATCGCGACATCGACTCGGACTTTAATGGCAAAGCAGACCAGTATCGCTGGCTCGGAACAGCCGGTTCGCGTTGGGGAATCGATGCGGACGAAGACGGTTCGGTCGATTCTTGGAAGGCAATTTCGGCTGAAGAAGCGACGCAGGAATTGGTGCGAGCGATCGCGGCGAAAGATTCCCAGCGGTTTGAACGGCTGTTGCTGAGTTCGGCAGAGCTTTCGCAGTTGGAGTTGCCCAAGGAATTGAGCGGCCGGTTGGGAAGAAAGCTTGGCGATGCAAAGTCGGGCTTCCAGGCTTTTGCCAAGAAACAGACTTCGATCGGCTCGGAGGCAAAGTGGCAGCACTTTATTGCCTCCCAGCCCGGCGCGGTCACCAGCGTGGTCAGCAATGACGCCGATCAGGATCTCCTGGTCTATGAAAACGTCGTTGCGATGTACGAAGCCGGGGCCGCGGGCAAAGGTGGACAGTTATATGTAGGGACCTTGGTCCGTGTGGGGAACGCTTGGCGCGTGATCGATGTGCCCCAGTTGCTGGACAATAACGAAGGTGTTGCCCACGGGGCTGGCTTCTTTTTCTCGGCACCTGGTACGGTTCCAAGTCTGCCGGCGGAGAATTCGCCCGCCAACGAGAGCATGCAGAAATTGGTTGCTCAAATGGAATCGATCGAGGAGAAGTTGCGTGGCGCGACCTCGGCCGCAGCCAAAGCAGGTCTGCATGAGGAGCAGGCAAAGGTTCTGGAATCGTTGATCTCCAGCGCCCGGGATGCCAATGAGTCCGCGATGTGGGTTCGGCAGATGACCGAAACGATCAGTGCGGCGATCCATGGCGGCGAATACGCCGAAGGTTTGGGGCGGCTCGATCGCCTGCGACGCTCGATCCCCGTTTCGAACAAGGATCTGGCCGCGTTTGTCACCTTTGAGTACATCAACGCCGACTATGGTTTGAAGCTGCAGAAGCCCGAAGCCGATTTCGCCAAGATCCAAGAGGAGAAGATCAAGGCGTTGACCGATTTCGTCGCCGAGTATCCAACCGCGGACGAATCGGCCAAGGCGATGATGGATCTGGCGCTCAGCAAGGAGTTCGAAAACGAAGACAAAGCCGCTCTCGCTTGGTATGGCAAAGTGATTGCCAATTTTGCTTCGTCCCCCGAGGCTCAGAAGGCGCAGGGTGCGATTCGTCGACTCGATGCGATCGGCAACACGCTGCCGCTGAAAGGGACGACGATCGATGGCCGTGCTTTTGATTTGAGTCGTTATCGTGGTCGTCCTGTCGTGATCCATTATTGGGCCACGTGGTGCGAGACTTGCAAACAGGACATGAAGCTGTATCGCAAGTTGCAGGCGCAATATGCCAGCGAGAACGTGGAGTTTATCGGGATCAATGTCGATACCGTCAAAACTTCGGCTCAGGACTACCTTCGCGAAAACGCATCGGTCGTGAACTGGCCGCAGTTGTTCGACGAAGGGGGGCTCGAATCGAGCCCGTTGGCGAACATCTTGGGAGTCCAAACGTTGCCAACGACCATCGTGATCGACAAGCAGGGCAAAATTGCCAAAACAAATGTGATCGCGACCGAATTGGAAGACGAAATCAAGAGTATCGTTCGGTAA
- a CDS encoding transposase, with translation MTNARKRRRPEQIVKALAEGEAMLAAGNSAAEVYQKLGDVESTWMRWKKQFGGMKSDEAKRLRELEVENQRLKELLAEAELDKKMLKMIAEGNF, from the coding sequence ATGACGAACGCACGAAAACGGCGTAGGCCGGAACAGATTGTGAAGGCACTTGCCGAAGGCGAAGCCATGCTGGCAGCCGGTAATTCCGCTGCTGAGGTGTATCAGAAACTTGGCGATGTCGAATCGACTTGGATGCGATGGAAGAAACAGTTTGGTGGCATGAAGTCGGATGAGGCCAAGCGGCTGCGCGAACTTGAAGTTGAAAACCAGAGGCTTAAGGAGTTGCTGGCCGAAGCGGAACTCGACAAGAAGATGCTGAAGATGATCGCAGAGGGGAACTTCTAA